ACATCGTAAATGCGCGCGTCTAGAATGCGCTTGATATAGGACTTGGGCATGGCGTGAAGGCTGCCGTTGGTGAATCTTCGGCCGCGACCGCGACAGCGGGCGGGCCGGAGCGCGGTGCGAGATCGCCAGTCTAATCCTACGACAGCATAATTGCCACCGAAATGCCGGTCTTGCGCGAAATATTCTCCCAGGCCCGGCCAATCAATGCGAAAAATTGCACAGGATCTCCAGCGCTCCATGACCCAGGATGAACTGAAGCAGGCCACCGCCCGCGCCGCCATCGACTACATCGCCCCCAAACTGGAAGCCGACGCCATCGTTGGCGTGGGCACCGGCTCCACTGCCAACTACTTCATCGACTACCTGGCGGAGATCAAGGGCCAGTTCGACGGCACCGTGGCCAGCTCCGAGGCCTCGGCACAACGCCTCAAGGCGCACGGTATCCCGGTCTACGACCTCAACAGCGTCGACGGTATCTGCGTCTACGTAGATGGCGCCGACGAGACCAACCCGGCACTGCAGCTGATCAAGGGCGGCGGCGCGGCGCTGACCCGCGAGAAGATCGTCGCCGCCTGCAGCGACGAGTTCGTGTGCATCGCCGACCACAGCAAGTGGGTCCCGGTGCTGGGCAGCTTCCCGCTGCCGGTAGAGGTGATCCCGATGGCGCGCTCGCTGGTGGCGCGGGAGCTGGTCAAGCTGGGCGGCGACCCGGTCTACCGCCAGGGCGTCACTACCGACAATGGCAATGTCATCCTCGATGTGCACAATCTACAGATTACCGACCCGCTGGCGCTGGAAAACGCGATCAACAACCTCACCGGTGTTGTGACCAATGGCATCTTCGCCATGCGCCCGGCGGATATCCTGCTGCTGGGCACCGCCGACGGCGTGGAGACCCACACCGCCGCCAGCTAGAACAACACTCGCACACGGAACTGCAATAACAACCGCCATGCACAAAAACAATAACCGGCGCCGCGCCGCCCTGCTGCTGCCACTGATCGCCACACTTTTCAGCGCGGGCTGCTCGGTCAGCCCGCCGAAAAACCCCGACAATATCTGCTCGATCTTCCGCGAGAAGGACGACTGGTACGGCGAGGCCAAAGACGCCGAGGAGAAGTGGGGCACACCGGTACCCACGCTGATGGCGATACTGCACCAGGAATCCCGCTTCGTGCAGGACGCGCGCCCGCCGCGCACCAAGATCCTGTGGTTCATTCCCGGCCCGCGCCCGTCCGACGCCTACGGCTACGCCCAGGCGCTGGGCTCCACCTGGCGCGCCTACGAGCGCTCCAGTTTTAACTACGGCGCCGACCGCGACGATTTCGGCGATGCGATCGACTTCGTCGGCTGGTACAGCAATACCAGCGCGCGCCAGTGCCGCATTCGTCCGAACGATACCTATCACCTCTATCTCGCCTATCACGAGGGGCAGGGTGGCTTTAACCGGCGCACTTTTAGGAAAAAACCCTGGCTGACAAAAGTCTCCCACAAAGTGTCGGCGCGCGCGCAGACTTACCGGCGCCAGCTGAGCAGTTGTGAAGGCTCGCTGAAACGGCGCGGCAAGTTCCTGGGAATTTTCTGAGGCGCGCCCATCGCCCGATGTGACAGCAGGCAAAAAAATGCGTGGATGGCGGCGAATTGAGCATCGCCGCGCGAAGACTGTCTACCCTGAGCTGACAGCCCCGGACTTTTGCTCGGACAAAAGCCGGCGTTGAGTGCAAAGCACTAAACCAACGAGGCGCTGGCAAAAGCGTCCCTGTCCACTTACGAGGTGACCGATGAAAACTCCAGCTCTAATACTTGCCGCGCTCACCCTGGTCCTGGCCCTGCCGACGGTCCAGGCGCAGGACGGTGGCGCCAAGGCCAGTGCGCAGAAGGTTTCCTACAGTGAACCCAAACTGCAGCAATTCGCCAACGCCTACCGCTCCATCGTGATGCTCAGCCGCGAATATGCGCCGAAGCTCAAGGCGGCGGCGGATATCAAGGAGGCCGAGGCAATCAATACCGAGGCGCAGGGCAAGATGATTGCCGCGATCAAAGCCGAGGGACTGTCGAAGGACGAGTACCAGCAAATCGCCGCCAGCATCAAGGCCGACCCATCGCTGCTGCAGCGGGTCAACAAAATCCTCCAGGCCATGGAGCCGCCCACCGAGCAGTAACCGCCCGCAGGAGCGGCGGCCCCGGCTGCCGCTCAGCGCCGGCTCAGTCGAGCCGCACTTCCAGCACCCGACAGATCTCCTCCAGGTGTGCCGCGATCCACTCGCGATCGAAAGACCCCCAGTCCCGCAGCACATAGTAACCGTCGTTGTTACGCACCCCCTCCTGCACAAATTCCACCTGCGTGCCGTGGCCCGGCAGACCCTTGGCGATAACATCCTGCACCGTGCGCCGCGGCCAGCCGGTCGCCGCCTCCAGCGCCGGGTTGTTGGGTTTGGGCAGCTGCTGGATCAGGTGGGCGATCAGCATGCGCCGGCAGATGGTGGGATTGAGGGACGATTGCACGGGTGCGGACATGAATTGGATTCCTTGAACTGGGCCCCCCGTTTTATCACAGCCCCGCGCCCGACTCACGCATGCAGACCAGCCGGTCGCTCCATCGCCAGCCGACAAAACTGACTTTCCGCGCCGCTTTGCGCATAATCCCACTCCATAACAGCGGGAACCCGCCCGCGCACAAGCAGAAAATTGAGGCCGAGGCAGTGGATACCGACACCCCCAAATTTCGCGATATCGAACCGGGCATCCTCTCTGCCGCCATCCGTGCACAGCTGGCCGGCGCGCACGCCGCGGGGCTCGACTGCCAGCGGCTGCTGCTCGACAGCGGCATAGACCCGGCCCTGCTCGACAACCCGGACAACCGCATCCCGCGCGAACAGGTGGCGGTCATGCTGCGCCACGAGTGGGACCTGCTCGGCGACGAGTCCGGCGGCTACCTGGCGCGCCCGTGGCTGCGCGGCACCTTCGCGATGATGGGCCACGCCTGCCTGAGCTGCCCCAACCTGCGCCGCGCGCTGCTGCGCTCCGCACGCTTCGTCTCGATGGTCAGCGACGACCTGCATATCAAGCTGGTGGAAGACGGCGAGGAAGCGCGCCTGCTGATCCATCACGACAACCCCAGGGGCCTGCCCAACCAGGTGTTCGTGGAGTCGCTGGCGCTGATCTGGCTGCGCTTTTTCAGCTGGCTGATCGATCGCACCATCCTGCTCGAGCGGATTCTGCTGGCCTTCCCGCCGGCGGAATACAACGAAGACTACGACGACATGTTCCCGTGCCGGCACTACTTCAACCAGCGCGAGACCTGCCTGGTATTCAGCACCCGCTACCTGCAGCTGCCGCTGGTGCGCGACGAACAGCAGCTGACTGAATTCCTCGCCCGCGCGCCCGAATGCCTGCTGGCGCAGTACAAGTCCGACCACAGCTACACCGGCCGCATCCGCCGCATGCTGCAGCAGCAGAACAGCATCGAGAACCTGTCCCTGGATGAAGTGGCCGAGCGCCTGTTCACCTCGCCGCAGACCCTGCGCCGGCGCCTGCGCGACGAGGGCAACAGCTGGCAGGACATCAAGGACTCGGTGCGCCGGGACATGGCGGTGTACCAGCTGAAGAAACAGGAAACCCCCGTGGCGGATATCGCCGAGCGACTGGGTTTTTCCGAACCCAGCGCCTTCAACCGCG
This region of Microbulbifer sp. SAOS-129_SWC genomic DNA includes:
- the rpiA gene encoding ribose-5-phosphate isomerase RpiA, with the protein product MTQDELKQATARAAIDYIAPKLEADAIVGVGTGSTANYFIDYLAEIKGQFDGTVASSEASAQRLKAHGIPVYDLNSVDGICVYVDGADETNPALQLIKGGGAALTREKIVAACSDEFVCIADHSKWVPVLGSFPLPVEVIPMARSLVARELVKLGGDPVYRQGVTTDNGNVILDVHNLQITDPLALENAINNLTGVVTNGIFAMRPADILLLGTADGVETHTAAS
- a CDS encoding transglycosylase SLT domain-containing protein, whose protein sequence is MHKNNNRRRAALLLPLIATLFSAGCSVSPPKNPDNICSIFREKDDWYGEAKDAEEKWGTPVPTLMAILHQESRFVQDARPPRTKILWFIPGPRPSDAYGYAQALGSTWRAYERSSFNYGADRDDFGDAIDFVGWYSNTSARQCRIRPNDTYHLYLAYHEGQGGFNRRTFRKKPWLTKVSHKVSARAQTYRRQLSSCEGSLKRRGKFLGIF
- a CDS encoding DUF4168 domain-containing protein, with translation MKTPALILAALTLVLALPTVQAQDGGAKASAQKVSYSEPKLQQFANAYRSIVMLSREYAPKLKAAADIKEAEAINTEAQGKMIAAIKAEGLSKDEYQQIAASIKADPSLLQRVNKILQAMEPPTEQ
- a CDS encoding helix-turn-helix domain-containing protein, with amino-acid sequence MSAPVQSSLNPTICRRMLIAHLIQQLPKPNNPALEAATGWPRRTVQDVIAKGLPGHGTQVEFVQEGVRNNDGYYVLRDWGSFDREWIAAHLEEICRVLEVRLD
- a CDS encoding AraC family transcriptional regulator, giving the protein MDTDTPKFRDIEPGILSAAIRAQLAGAHAAGLDCQRLLLDSGIDPALLDNPDNRIPREQVAVMLRHEWDLLGDESGGYLARPWLRGTFAMMGHACLSCPNLRRALLRSARFVSMVSDDLHIKLVEDGEEARLLIHHDNPRGLPNQVFVESLALIWLRFFSWLIDRTILLERILLAFPPAEYNEDYDDMFPCRHYFNQRETCLVFSTRYLQLPLVRDEQQLTEFLARAPECLLAQYKSDHSYTGRIRRMLQQQNSIENLSLDEVAERLFTSPQTLRRRLRDEGNSWQDIKDSVRRDMAVYQLKKQETPVADIAERLGFSEPSAFNRAFKKWTGLAPGAYREKFRE